The Cryobacterium roopkundense sequence CCGGCGCGACCGCTTGGCAGTAGCTACGCCGTAAGGAACATATCTGGGGTGGCGGGCCCATGTCTCCGCGCACGGGAGAAGGGCCTCGGCCACCGGTGATCACTGTCTCGGCGCATTCCCCAAACCAACGTCTTGGCGGGGAATTGCCTGGCCTGATTCTTAGCGCTCTTTTGGCAGGAAACCAGCCGCTAACTTGGCAGGATTCCAGCGCCGAAACGGCCTACAAAGAGTTGATCACACACACTCAGGCGTGCTGGACCTGGTTCGGTGCTGCCTCCCCCGTTTTCTGGCTGGGGCGTGTCGCCTATCTCCGAGGGCCATTCAAGGTCCAGCATTGCCGGAATTTGCGTGCGTCCAAGTGCTTGCCAGGCTGTACTGACTTTTGCGTATAAGGGAGGTCAGCGGGATTCTCTGCGCGACAGGGTAAACGCGACTCACCTGTCCACGTTGGCCACCAGGCACAGTCTCCGTGGGGCCATTCCCCTATGAGGTCCCCCTGCGACACGGCGTCCGCGAACTCGGCCTCCGGGTGCTGTGGCCTAAATCTGTTTCGTTCGAGGTCCGTTCAAGATGACGCCGGCCAAGATTCGTCTGGCCATAGCCGCCGTGGGCCGGTCGGAGACGAAGGTCGGTGAACTTTGCGAGGAGCTTGGGATCACCCGGCAGACGCTGTACCGCCATGTCTCACCGGCGGGGGGACCCGCGGCCCGATGGGGCGAGACTACTTTCCAAGAAATAGAACCCCGTCCGCGGGTCGGGCTATTGGATATGAGAATCGCTACCCCGTGCCATGTGCTTGAGGGTGGCCAGATTACGAGGTGTTTTCGCTCGACCAGGCAGGCTGAAGATCTCACATTTATGTCTTGATTCCAGTGGGAGATAGTCGTATATTTTGATTGTTTAGATCAGTCAGGGCGCCCTACACGGTGTGGCTGACCTCCCTTAGATCAGCTTGCGGCCCCTGCAGGCTGATCTAGTGGGTTAATGGCTCACTTCATGCGAAACACACTTTCCAGATCCAAACGGTGATCGTCCACCGATTTCCCTGCGGTTGATGCGCAACGTGGCTCTAGCCGATGTGGATTGAGGATCAGATGGCTTCAAGGACACGCAAGTTCGAGAGTCTCTTCGAATCGGCGCCATACGCGTTGGCGGGAACGGACCACGCGGGTGTCATTTGGTTTGTCAATCACCAGACGGAGTCGCTGTTCGGCTACGACCGTGCCGAGCTCGTCGGTCGGTCCATTCAGATGCTGCTACCTGAGTATGTTCCGGCGGTCCGTGGCGGCCATTCGAACGAATCCATTGCCGATCCAACTAGTCGGACTATGATGCGGGGGCTGAAGGGGCGGAAGCAAGACGGGAGCGAGATTCCGGTCGGTATCAGTTTGTCTGCCTTAGCCTGAATCCACCGATCGGGATCGAGATCTGACGGCGCGTTAAACCGAGAATGCCCATCTGATCAGGTAAATTAGGACTTGTCAAGAGTTCAGATTTACCAACCAGAGGAGCATCTCGTAGATGCAAGTTTCCCACACCAACCGCGCCGTTTCTGCATCATTCACCGACCCGAATCTCGTGTCGTCGGCGGGCTTGGTCCCGATCATGAAATTAGCCGCCCGTGCGGGGTTGGCGACCTTGGCCGATCAGTGGCTGAGCGTCCCCACCGACAAGGGCGCCAACGCCGGTCTGAAAGTCACGTCTCTGGTCGGCGGCATGGTCGCCGGCGCGGACTCCATCGACGACCTCGCCATTCTTCGTCACGGCGGCATGCGGAAAATCTTCAGCAACTGCTACGCGCCGTCAACGTTGGGGTCGTTTCTGCGCGCGTTCACGTTCGGTCACGTCCGGCAGCTCGACGCCGTCGCTTCCCGCTTCGTGCGGGGCCTGGCCGCGGAAACTCCGTTGCTCGTGCACGACACCGACGGCTACATGTTCCTCGACGTCGACGACACCATCATCGAAGTTCACGGCCACCAGAAGGAAGGCTCCGGCTACGGGTACTCCGGGGTGCGCGGCCTCAACGCGATCCTCGCGACAGTCAAGACGGACGTATCGGCGCCGATCATCATCGGCCAGCGACTCCGGCGCGGTGCCTGCGGATCACCGCGCGGCGCGGCCCGTCTGATCCGTGACGCCCTCGCCACGATCAAACGGCTCCGCGGAGCGGGAAAAGCACGCGTGCTCTTTCGTGCCGACTCAGCGTTCTACGGGCACGCCTCCATCAGCGCAGCCCTCAAAGCCGGCGCCGACGTTTCGGTCACTGCCCGGATGGACCCCGCCATCAAACGAGCGATCGGAACGATCCCCGGCGCTGCCTGGACCGCAATTGAATACACCAACGCCATCTATGACGAAGGCAGCAAAACATGGATCAGTAACGCCGAAGTCGCCGAGGTCCCGTTCACCGCGTTCACCTCGCGCAAGAAGAGCGAGCACATCACCGGGCGCTTGGCCGTGCGGCGGATCCCGGAACTGAACAAGAAAAACCTCGACCAGCCAACCCTGTTCGACACCCACCGATTCCACGCCTTTTTCACCACCAGCACCCTCGACACCGTCACCGCCGACAAAACCCACCGCGCCCACGCGGCGATCGAGCTCGTGAATTCCGACCTCAAAAGCAGCGCCCTGGCGCACCTACCCTCCGGTGTATTCACCGCCAACGCCGCCTGGCTGGTCATGGCCGTCATGGCGTTTAACCTCACCCGCGCCGCCGCGACGATCGCGGGAAACGGTCTCAGCCGATCGACCACCGCAACGATCCGCCGGAAACTTGTCAGCGTCCCCGCACGAATCTCAACCTCGGCGCGGCGCGTGACATTGCACCTGCCCGAACACTGGCCTTGGGAGAAACCCTGGACGGCCCTGTTCACAAAGAACTTCCGGCCCCAACAACCCGCCCCCACCTGACCAACCAGCCGACACCGACATCAACAGGAGCACCAGTGGAACACCCGGGCCGCGAGACCCGGACCACAACCACGCCCGAAACTCCGAAAGCTCGCCGAAACAAAATCAGGATCCGATCAGAGGTCGACCGGTGGATTCAGGCTTAGATACGGGAGATGTCTTGATGATGATCACGGCTGCGTCCCCGGTAAACGCGGGCCCGGATGCGCTTGAGAAGTCCCAGCTTCTGGCAGCGATCATTGAGAACGCGAACGATGCCATCATCGCCAAGACTCTGGACGGCATCATCACAAGCTGGAATCCGGCAGCCGAGAGAATGTACGGCTATGCCAGCGGCGAGATCGTGGGCACGTCCGTCGAACGGCTGAGCCCGCAGGACCAGACCGGTGAGATCACCTCCGTCCTGGCTCAGGTCAAGGCGGGCGAGTACTGTGACGGATTTGAGACCCTCCGCGTCCGCAAAGACGGGACGGTGTTCCCGGCCTCACTCGCTGTGTCTCCCATCCGCAATGCCGACGGCGTCGTCGTTGGCGCATCCACAATCGCGCGGGATGTGACGTCGGCGAGGCGGGTGTTTGAGGCGGCGCGGTCGATGATTGAGTCGAGTCTGGATTCGTTGGTGGCGATCAGTCCGGAGGGGCTGATTACGGATGCGAATGAGGCGACGGTGACGGCGACCGGTATTCCGCGGGTGGAGTTGATCGGCACGGCGTTCTCGGATTGTTTCACGGAGCCGGAGAAGGCGGAGGCGATTTACGAGCTGGTTTTTGAGAAGGGCATGGCCGTTGATTACCCGTTGACGATGCGTCATCGGGACGGCACGTTGATGGAGGTGTTGTATAACGCGTCGGTGTACCGGGACGTTGAAGGCAACGTGCTGGGCGTGTTCGCTGCGGCGCGGGACGTGACAGCGGCGCGGAGGGCGTTCGTGGCGGCCCGGTCGATGCTTGAGACGAGTTTGGATTCGTTGGTGGCGATCAGTCCGGAGGGGCTGATCACCGATGCGAATGAGGCAACGGTGAAGGCGATCGGTATTCCGCGGGTGGAGTTGATCGGGACGGCGTTTTCGGCTTACTTCACCGAACCGGAGAAGGCTGACGCGATTTACCGGCAGGTCTTCGAAAAGCGTATGGGCCTCGGTTACCCGTTGACCCTCCGCCACCGGGATGGGACGCTGACCGAGGTGCTGTACAACGCATCGGTGTACCGGGACGCTAGTGGCAACGTGCTCGCCGTGTTCGCGGCGGCACGTGACGTGACAGCCCTGCGGAGAGCGTTTGAGGCGGCCCGGTCGATGATTGAGTCGAGTCTGGATTCGTTGGTGGCGATCAGTCCGGAGGGGCTGATCACCGATGCCAATGAGGCGACGGTGACGGCGACGGGCATTCCGCGGGTGGAGTTGATCGGTACGGCGTTCTCGGAGTGCTTCACGGAGCCGCAGAAGGCTGAGGCGATTTACCAGTTGGTGTTCGAGAAAGGCATGGCCGTTGATTACCCCCTCACGATGCGTCATCGTGATGGGACGTTGATGGAGGTGTTGTATAACGCGTCGGTGTACCGGGATGTTGACGGCAACGTTTTGGGTGTGTTCGCCGCGGCACGCGATGTGACCGGGGTGAGGCAGGCGCAGGAGGCCCTGATCTACCAGGCCTTCCATGATCCGCTGACCGGTTTGCATAACCGTGCCTGGATTCTGGACATCTTGGACGTCGATCTTCTCGCCGCGAAACGTGTGGGTCATGCGGTGGGGGCGCTATTCGTGGACCTGGACCACTTCAAGGCCGTCAACGACTCGCTGGGGCACGCGGCCGGCGACGAGGTGCTCACCACGGTGGCGCACCGGATCGTGGCGGCCCTGCGCCCCGGGGACAGAGTCGGACGCATCGGCGGAGACGAGTTCGTCATCGTGATCCAGGACGTCCAAGATGTTCAAGATGCGCTGCGCTGCGCCGAGCGAGTGTCTGCCTCGATCTCGGCCGACATTGAGGTGCGCGGTCATCGAATCATGCCGACCGTGTCCATCGGCATCGCCACGTCGACGCCGACGTCAAACTCCGACAGCTTGCTGCGCGACGCGGACTCCGCACTTTTTCGAGCCAAGGCCTCTGGGCGAGCCCGCTGGCACTTCTTCGATAGCGCCATGAATGACCAAGCCGTGGCGCGTCGCACCCTCGAAGAAGACCTGCATGAGGGGATCGCTCGCAGCGAATTCGTCGTGTATTACCAGCCCATCGTGGCCCTGACCGACGGCCGCGTCGTCGGCCACGAGGCGCTCGTGCGGTGGGCACACCCAAGTCGCGGGCTCCTACGTCCCGGGGACTTCCTCAACGTCGCTGAGGCCACCGGTCTGATCAAAGGCATCGGCGCGCAGGTACTGCGCCAGGTGTGCGCACTCCTTGCCGAGCGTTCCGACTTGCCGGGACCGGTCAGCGTGAACGTCTCGGCAGTTGAGCTGGCTGCGCCCGGCTGGCTTGCCAACGTGCAAGCCCTTCTGACTGATCACGGGGTCGACGCGGCACGGATCGTCATCGACGTGAACGAGACCGCGGTGCTCAGCCTTACTGAGTCCGCGCGAGACGCGCTGGTGTCCGTGCGAGGCATCGGTGCGGGCATCCACCTGGACGACTTCGGCACCGGGTACTCGCCTATCTCGGTGTTGCGCCAACTGCCGGTCACCGGGGTCAAGCTCGACCTGCGATTGGTGCAGGAACTCACCGAGAGGGATAGCCCGGCCAATGCCTTCGCCCAAGGAATGAGCGGGCTGATCACAGGCTTACATCTCACCGGGATCGCGGAGGGGATCGAGACGCAGCTGCAGGCCGACCTCCTGCGCGCTCGGGGATGGGAATGCGGACAGGGCTACCTCTTCGGCAGACCGGCCCCACTCCCGGCAACGGAGAGAGAACTTCCTGGAAGGTAGGGCGAGTCTGTCCTAGGGGAGCGAGCAAGAATCGCGAGCCTGCTTGCTGTGCAGGCGACGGGGCCACGTCAGTTTCTAAGTTATGCGTCTCGGATTATTCGAACGAGTTGCACTGTTTTGCTCGAAGTCCGCCAATCAGGCAAGGCAAAGCGTGTTCAGTTATCAAGTCACCGGCGTCCCGTAGCGGGTTCCCCTCCGAAACAACGTCGGCGAAGTCGGCCGCCAGGTAGTTTGGCCCCAGATCTGTCGCGCTCGACGTCCGGCATGCGACGCACCACCGGCCATGGCTTGTCAGATCACTCGACGGCTAAGACCGCCATCTAGCCATTCTCCGTGCGGCGACGGGCTGCCTTGATCAATCAATTCCTCGGGCCGGCCAACTTGCGTCATGCCGGGCCGGGTCCAGTCTGGGGTGGCGACGAGAGCGGCAACCCGTTTGACGCGGGGGTCGACACCGGCCAACGCGACGGAGATGTCACCGCCCATGGACACGCCGCCGGCGACGACATCGCTGCTCAGGTCGTGTGTCTCGATTGCCCAATCAACGATTCGGAGGGCATCGAGGGTGGTCTGTCCGAGGATGGGCCACATATGCCTGCGGAACCCACCGAACACTCGCGCCATCAAGTCGTGGGGGGTGCCCCTATGTAGTTCGTCAAGGGGTAGTGGGTGATTGGGCTTGATAAATTGTGCCGTCGCGGAGCATGGCGTAGAGGACATCGCAGCGACGTCGGGCGAGGGCGATGAGGGCTTGGTTGTGGCGTTTCCCTTGGGCGATCTTGCGGTCGTAGTACGTGCGGGAGACCGGGTCGCTGAGCGCCGCGAAAGCGGAGAGGAAGAGCGCGCGTTTGAGGGCTTTGTTCCCTCGTCTGGAGGGGTGCTCGCCGCGGATCGATGATCCTGATCGCCGGGTGACCGGGGCGAGGCCGGCGTAGGAGGCGAGGTGCCCGGCGGTGGCGAAGTCTTTGCCCGAGACTTCTGTGATCAGGCGGGCGGCGGTCCTCACGCCCACCCCGGGCATGCTGGTCAGGATCGGTTCCAGAGGGTGGGCGTCGACGAGCTCCTCAACCTCCACGGCGATCTCAGCGCGCTGGCGGCGGAGCGTCGCCAGCTGCTCGGCGAGGCGGGGCAACACGGCGCGCGTCGCGTTCGTGCCGCCCACGACGACGGTCTGTTCGGAGAGAGCCTGGAAGATTTCCTCGGCCAGGCGGCACCCGATCCGCGGCGCGAGCTTGAGCAGGCGCGTGCCGAGCCGGGTCAGGCCGGCGGCTTTCATCGCGGTCGGCGTCGGGTATTTCTGCAGCAGGTCCAGGACGGCAGGGTGGTCGAGGTGCGGGCCCAGAACCCGCTCGAGGGCTGGGTGGACCTGCATCAGTAGCCCCCGGATCCGGTTGCTGGTCGCGGTCATCTGACCGACGATGTCATCGTCGAATCCGCACAGCATCGACAGCTCCGCCAGCTGCTCATCCTCGAGGCGCAACGGCCGCAGCGCATGCGGGAGGGTCCGGGCGGCCTCGGCGATGATCGCGGCGTCGCGGGCGTCGGTCTTCGCTTCGCCGGGGTGCAGATCGGCGATGCGCCGCATCGCGAGGCCGGGTAGATACCCGACGAGGATGCCTTCGGTGTAGGCGACGGCGACGGCGACGGGCAAAGCACCGACGGTCTCGGGCTGGTCAACGACCAAGAGCACCTGGCCGCGGAGCTTGAGCTTGCGGATCACCGCGCGCAGTTGTACTTCGTCATTCGGGAGGGCCTTGTCGTAAAGTCGCTTCCCAGTGCGGTCCAACGCGACCGCGTTATGCTCGCTCTTCCCGACGTCAACACTGATGAACACGTCAACGCTGTCGTAGTTCTCAATCATGAGTTCCCCTGTCAGCCATGCGGACCGGTTGGCCTGTCCGCGGCATCGAGTCTCGGCATCCACGTTACGTTCGGCCAAGAAACGAGTTCCAGTCGAGCCCCTATTAGCGATCACCCAATACCAGTCAGGCCCGGTGACAACACCCCCCGGATCATCAATGACTGGGGGCAATAACCATGCCGGGCCTAACAGGCCAACACCCTTCAGAAGCAAAGCTTCAAGGGCTACCTACAAGGTAACGGGGCTTCGGTCGATCGTTCGCCGTGCTGCCACGGGTCAAGGCTCACGGCGAGGTAGCCCGCGTCGGACAGGCGGCGCAAGAACGGTGCGACAGTCTCTTTGGTTCCTCCGAGGAAGGGAAGCCAGAGCGCGAGGCGACCAATCGCCACTTCGGACTCGGGCGTAGACCAAAGGACAGGGATGCCGTCTACGTTGGACGAGTGCAGGTCGGAAGCGGACTTGAGTGGCGGGGACGTCATGGGTTCAGGATATTGAGCGGGTCTGACACGAGGTCTAGTCTGTGTCTTTCGCCCAACCTGGTCCTGCAACAGCTTGTCCACCCCGGATCTCCCTAGACGTCTCGGATCTTGAACACGGGGAAGTCGGCTGCAATGGTCTCGAATGACGCGACCGGCTCCGACTGATCGACCGGAATGTGCGGTCTCGCGCCCGGCGCTTGGGCCAGGTAGGCCTCAAGAATCGGCGCGCGAGCATCCGCCCGAACCTCTTCGAGCACCACCGGTCGCCTGCGCCCCGCGCAGATGACGGCTTTCCCATTCGCGGCCCGCACATTACGCACCCACCGCGAGCCCTGCCCCAGCATGGAGACCGCATACTCGTTGCCTTCGTAGCGGGCGACCACGAGGGGCAGGGTGAGCAATGTTCGCGACTTCGGATTGACGGTCTCAAGGGTGACAGCGCCGTGGCCAACGACGCCGAGCGAGAACACCATCGCACTTACTCGGTTCAAGAACCGCGCCCACCGGTTCGGGCGTCCGCCAGCGTACATGCGCCGTAGGGAATCTTCACGAATCATGACAGGGAACCGCGGACCTGAAAGCGGGTGATGTGCACGAATTCGGGCATCTGGGGTGTTGCCTTTCCGGTGCTTAAGGTTGACACCAGGACAGTGGCTCCGCCACCCGGCCGGCAGTACCGACACTACCAGCGCGCAGACAGCGTTATCCCTGACCGATACCCGGTCCGACTGACCGGTCGTCGTGCTAAATCCGATCGGCAAGTCAGCCGGTCAGGGACGCATTTCGTTTCTCCGGACCAGGGAGGGCCCCTCCCCGGAGCGTTCTAGCGACGTTCGGCGTTTGTTAGGACACCCACCGGGTCTCGCGGTCTTTCTCGGCGGAGATCG is a genomic window containing:
- a CDS encoding IS1380 family transposase translates to MQVSHTNRAVSASFTDPNLVSSAGLVPIMKLAARAGLATLADQWLSVPTDKGANAGLKVTSLVGGMVAGADSIDDLAILRHGGMRKIFSNCYAPSTLGSFLRAFTFGHVRQLDAVASRFVRGLAAETPLLVHDTDGYMFLDVDDTIIEVHGHQKEGSGYGYSGVRGLNAILATVKTDVSAPIIIGQRLRRGACGSPRGAARLIRDALATIKRLRGAGKARVLFRADSAFYGHASISAALKAGADVSVTARMDPAIKRAIGTIPGAAWTAIEYTNAIYDEGSKTWISNAEVAEVPFTAFTSRKKSEHITGRLAVRRIPELNKKNLDQPTLFDTHRFHAFFTTSTLDTVTADKTHRAHAAIELVNSDLKSSALAHLPSGVFTANAAWLVMAVMAFNLTRAAATIAGNGLSRSTTATIRRKLVSVPARISTSARRVTLHLPEHWPWEKPWTALFTKNFRPQQPAPT
- a CDS encoding alpha/beta hydrolase; protein product: MWPILGQTTLDALRIVDWAIETHDLSSDVVAGGVSMGGDISVALAGVDPRVKRVAALVATPDWTRPGMTQVGRPEELIDQGSPSPHGEWLDGGLSRRVI
- a CDS encoding nitroreductase family deazaflavin-dependent oxidoreductase, giving the protein MNRVSAMVFSLGVVGHGAVTLETVNPKSRTLLTLPLVVARYEGNEYAVSMLGQGSRWVRNVRAANGKAVICAGRRRPVVLEEVRADARAPILEAYLAQAPGARPHIPVDQSEPVASFETIAADFPVFKIRDV
- a CDS encoding EAL and GGDEF domain-containing protein, encoding MMITAASPVNAGPDALEKSQLLAAIIENANDAIIAKTLDGIITSWNPAAERMYGYASGEIVGTSVERLSPQDQTGEITSVLAQVKAGEYCDGFETLRVRKDGTVFPASLAVSPIRNADGVVVGASTIARDVTSARRVFEAARSMIESSLDSLVAISPEGLITDANEATVTATGIPRVELIGTAFSDCFTEPEKAEAIYELVFEKGMAVDYPLTMRHRDGTLMEVLYNASVYRDVEGNVLGVFAAARDVTAARRAFVAARSMLETSLDSLVAISPEGLITDANEATVKAIGIPRVELIGTAFSAYFTEPEKADAIYRQVFEKRMGLGYPLTLRHRDGTLTEVLYNASVYRDASGNVLAVFAAARDVTALRRAFEAARSMIESSLDSLVAISPEGLITDANEATVTATGIPRVELIGTAFSECFTEPQKAEAIYQLVFEKGMAVDYPLTMRHRDGTLMEVLYNASVYRDVDGNVLGVFAAARDVTGVRQAQEALIYQAFHDPLTGLHNRAWILDILDVDLLAAKRVGHAVGALFVDLDHFKAVNDSLGHAAGDEVLTTVAHRIVAALRPGDRVGRIGGDEFVIVIQDVQDVQDALRCAERVSASISADIEVRGHRIMPTVSIGIATSTPTSNSDSLLRDADSALFRAKASGRARWHFFDSAMNDQAVARRTLEEDLHEGIARSEFVVYYQPIVALTDGRVVGHEALVRWAHPSRGLLRPGDFLNVAEATGLIKGIGAQVLRQVCALLAERSDLPGPVSVNVSAVELAAPGWLANVQALLTDHGVDAARIVIDVNETAVLSLTESARDALVSVRGIGAGIHLDDFGTGYSPISVLRQLPVTGVKLDLRLVQELTERDSPANAFAQGMSGLITGLHLTGIAEGIETQLQADLLRARGWECGQGYLFGRPAPLPATERELPGR
- a CDS encoding IS110 family transposase, translated to MIENYDSVDVFISVDVGKSEHNAVALDRTGKRLYDKALPNDEVQLRAVIRKLKLRGQVLLVVDQPETVGALPVAVAVAYTEGILVGYLPGLAMRRIADLHPGEAKTDARDAAIIAEAARTLPHALRPLRLEDEQLAELSMLCGFDDDIVGQMTATSNRIRGLLMQVHPALERVLGPHLDHPAVLDLLQKYPTPTAMKAAGLTRLGTRLLKLAPRIGCRLAEEIFQALSEQTVVVGGTNATRAVLPRLAEQLATLRRQRAEIAVEVEELVDAHPLEPILTSMPGVGVRTAARLITEVSGKDFATAGHLASYAGLAPVTRRSGSSIRGEHPSRRGNKALKRALFLSAFAALSDPVSRTYYDRKIAQGKRHNQALIALARRRCDVLYAMLRDGTIYQAQSPTTP
- a CDS encoding PAS domain S-box protein: MASRTRKFESLFESAPYALAGTDHAGVIWFVNHQTESLFGYDRAELVGRSIQMLLPEYVPAVRGGHSNESIADPTSRTMMRGLKGRKQDGSEIPVGISLSALA